The sequence below is a genomic window from Dyadobacter chenwenxiniae.
CCAGACTTGCCACGGCGCGGACGGCGCAGGAATTAAGTCGCTCGCACCACCCTTGAACCAGTCCGAATGGGTTACCGGGAATAAAGACAAGTTGATTTCAATTATTCTTTATGGATTAACAGGCCCTGTAAAAGTCAATGGCCGCATTTACCAAACGCCCGAGGTAAGCGGCGACATGCCCGGAATCGGTTATGATAAGGATATGCCGAGCGAGGACATTGCGCAGCTATTGAGCTTTATCAGAAAGTCATGGCGCAATGATGCGGACAAGGTAACGACCGAAGAAGTAGAAAAAACGAGGCAAAAACTCACCGGGCGCGAAAAGGCCTTCACGGAGACCGAATTGAACGGCATATAGGCGGTTAGGCCAGAAAGCGCTAAGTTTGTTCTTTGAAAAACAAACAAATCCAAGCTGATCACCGAGAAGCTTACCGCCAAGCATGTCATATTTCACAACACCGTCCCGCGTCATTATCACTTGTCACAAACGCCTTGCGCCCTATCTGGAACAAGAGGTAAAAGATCTGGGATTCGGCATCGAGGAAGCTTTTGTCACCGGATTACGGATCAAAGCGTCTATTAATGAGTGTATTAAATTAAACCTGAATCTTTACTGCGCAAGTCAGGTCCTGTACAGCCTCGGCTCCTTTACTGCCAATCACCCGGACGATGTGTACCGGTTTTTGATCCAGATGCCATGGGAAGATATCATTGCCGGAGAAGGCTATTTTTCGGTTACCAGCAATGTTCAAAACCCGACGATCAATAACAGCATGTTTGCAAACCTGCGCGTGAAGGATGCGATCGTCGACCGGTTCCGGGACAAAAAAGGCACCCGGCCGACAACTGGTTCAGATTTGGTTGGCGCCGTGATCCATTTATTCTGGAAGAATGATTCTGCTGAAATTTTCATAGACACGTCGGGCGATTCGCTGGCGCGTCACGGTTACCGTAAAATCCCTGGTCGTGCGCCCATGCTTGAAGCGCTGGCCTCGGCAACCATTCTGGCAAGCCGCTGGGACCGGAACACTACATTCATCAATCCGATGTGCGGCTCGGGAACGTTGGCGATTGAAGCGGCATTGATTGCCACGAACAGCCGCCCCGGCTTGTTCCGGGATAATTTCGCGTTCATGCACGTACTCGGTTACGACAAGGAAATATATTATGCCGAACAGGATAAGCTCGAAGAACAGATCAGAGAAGTGCCAGGCCTAAGGATCATCGCTACGGATTACAGCAATGTGGCCATTGCCAATGCGCAGAAGAACGCGATCGCAGCCGGCGTGTCCGGGCTGATCGATTTTGAATGCTGTGACTTCGCCGAGACAGAAGTTCCGAATGAAAACAAAGGCGTATTTTTCATCAATCCCGAATATGGTGACCGGCTGGGCGAAATTGCAGAGCTGGAAGAAACTTATGCGCGGATCGGCAATTTTATGAAACAAAGGTGTGGCGGATATTTCGGTTATGTGTTTACCGGAAACCTCGATCTTGCTAAGAAAATCGGGCTGAAAGCCAAGCGCAGAATCGAGTTCTATACCAGCACAATCGACTGTCGCTTACTGGAATACGAGCTTTATGAAGGCACGCGGAGAGAATTTAATCCGCCCGCTGAACCATTGGCATAATTTTTAGATACAATCATCAGAACCAAATAATGATTGTCATGAAACAGTCACAAAATTCGGGAACGATGCAACAGTCTCAGTCCCGCAACAAGCCTGAAAACAAAGACAACTTGGATAGCAGGCATAAGGAAGAGGAAATGGTGAAAGGAGACCACATTACAAATAATCACAAAGAGCAACAAAGTGCTGGAAAGCAGCAAAAACAGCAGCAATAGTTATTGTTTGAACAGCAGTTTTTCAGTATCAAGGCCAGGAACAATTTCCTGGCCTTTTTTGCACAGAAATATTTATAAAAATTATGATCGTTAATTATCAGGAAGACGGCTGGCAGATCATTTCCCAACGCGCACACGGGCTGCTTTCGGGACAAATATGCTTTTACTGGAAACACGACTTCCGGCCGGAACGCTGGCTGGAAACAATCATTGCAACCACGGAGCACGACGATGTGTTCAATGAATTTGTTAATGATGACAATTTGCTGAATGAAAACGGCGGTCCGGTCAATTTTAAAATGCGAAAGTTTGATGAAGATAAATGTGAAGAACTCCTCCAACTCGCCCTTTCCAAAAGCCGTTATATCGCGCTCCTCACTTCGCAGCACATTCAGTTTTTGTATGAGAAAGAAACAGACAAGCACATCGTCGCTTACTGTAAAAAGTTGAAAACCTGGGACGGGAAGTGGCGGAAAGAGGCCGGATTAGATGAAAAAGAAATAAGGACGGCTTACCAGATCCTTGAATGGTGCGACGCATTGTCATTATTGATATGCCAAAATCAGGTTCCTCCAGAAGGTCGGAAAATTGAAATCAGCCGAGGACCAGACAATCAGCAATACGAACTCTGGTCGCCGGAAGAAAGTGTACTGCATGTGACGCCCTGGCCGTTTGATACGGACAGTTTTAAAATTCATTTTGAGTCAAAAACGATGACACAACTGAAATTTGACAATGTTATTGCGTTTCGCGAGAAGCTGAAAGACGCCCCTGTGCAGTTCCACACCTATTTAATTTCCAAATAATGCCTGCACAACGTGGTTATTGTTCAATTTTCAGCACATACTTTCGTTCATAAGCTGATCTCCGTATTCATGTTGCGGAGGCAATGCATACTCATATGAAAAAAGCACTTTTTTGTATCCTCCTGCTTGTGGGAACGGTGTCCTGCGAATGGATCGGGAATAGGCCAAGTTTCGGCGACGATTTCACTACTTATACGATCAAGGCCGGACAACACGAAGTCGAGAAGAATATCAACACACCGTTTACGGCAAGTTCACTTCGGTTTCAAGTGGTCTTTGACAGCTCGTGCATTTACAAGACAAGTATTCCTGAAAACCAGTTTGATATCAACAAACTTTACGGATTCTCGGATTGCAGCTCCCAGCACCAGAGCAACAGTGCCAGGTTCGGCTGGAACTGGAATGAAGGTGCCATCCATATTTACGCATATACTTATGCCAATGGCGTACGCGAAGCAAAGGATCTTGGCACTGCACAATTGAATGAGACGAACAGTTTCAAGATCGCATTAGAAGATAATTCTTATATTTTTTCTTATCACGGCGTCGACACCAGGATGCCTCGTCACTGTTCAGGCGGTGTGGGCATCGCTTATAAACTCCTTCCCTATTTCGGTGGCGACGAGGTGGCGCCACACGAAATAAAGATCAAAATCAGGAATTTGTAAATACGGCAAAGCTCTCGGGCGCAAGCATAATCAGCCTGTCGGCAGGCGGGTCGGCCATTATCCCTATGCCATTCCATTGAGAATCCGAAGATGCGATCAGTTTTTTCCACCCGCTGCCCCGCTCAGGCAACCAGGTTTCACGGACTGATTTAGAGAAATTGAGGACCACAATAATTTCCTGCTCCCCGGACCAGCGACGAATCGTAATGGTCTCATTTACCACATCCGGCTCAACTTCAATTGCTTGCCGGTCCATATTATGCAATGCAGGCTGGCTTTTCCTCAGCTGAATCAGTGTTTTGTAAAACTGAAACATCGTTTGGTGTGGCTCCTTCGGCAGCAAAGACCATTGCAACTTCGAACTATTGAATGTCTCCACACCCATCGGATCTGGCGCTTCGCCTTCTATGTGAAACGCGGCAAATTCGCGCTTCCTACCCTTCCTGACAGCTTCCGCCAGCTCAGGATCTGTATGACTCACGAAATACATAAATGGATTGCGCTCGCTATATTCCTCTCCCATAAACAACATAGGCAGATAAGGACTCACCAAAACGGCCCCAGCAAGCAACTTTTGCATTTCAAACGAAACCAGCTGGCTCGTCCGCTCACCCAGCATCCGGTTGCCTACATGATCATGGTTTTGAGAAAAAACCACAAACTGCTCCCCCGGGTAACCATCGGCCTTTACACCAAATATCCGCTTCCGATGTTCGGAAAACGTCCCGTCGTATACGTAAGCATCTTTATAGGATTTTGCCAGCGACGTTATCGGCTCAAAATCAGAATAATAACCGCTTCGCTGCTGGCCAGAAGCGACACGTAATGCGTGGTGAAATTCATCTACCCACTGTCCATCCAATCCGTAACCTCCCTTTGATGTCGGTTTAATGAACTTCGTATCATTCAGATCCATTTCCACGATCAGGTAATGCGCCTTCCCGGTTTGCTCTGCCAATTCATTCACACGGCTTTTCATTTCCTGTAAAATATGAACCGGGCTCATATCCTTAATCGCATGTACGGCATCCATTCTTAGTGCATCTATGTGAAAGTCCCGGAACCACATCAGGACATTTTCTATAAAATAACCGCGTACACCGTCACACCAGGCATCATCAAAGTTGATCGCATCTCCCCAGGGTGTGTTGTATCTATCTGTAAAATAAGGACCATACTGCGGCAGCACATTACCCTCCGGGCCAATGTGGTTATACACAACGTCCAGAATAACTGCAAGCCCTTTTTCATGGCATGCATTGACGAGATGCTGCAACGCCTCGGGTCCGCCGTAGGAATCCTGCACACAATACGGTAACACGCCGTCGTAACCCCAATTACGGGCACCTGCAAATTGCGAAACGGGCATAATCTCAATCGCATTAATGCCCAGATCAACCAGATAATCCAGCTTGCTTTCCATAGCGGCGAACGTGCCTTCTTCCGTAAAAGTGCCTGTATGCAGTTCGTAAATGATGTAATCTTTCAGAGCGACCTGGGGCAGATTTTTATCCGTCCATTTAAAACTTCTGAGGTCATAAGCGGCAGACGGCCCGTGGACACCTTGCGGTTGCCAGAGGGACGCCGGGTCGGGCGAACGGTTTCCATTTACAATGAACTGGTAAATGTCGCCCGCTTTGAGTGCGCCTGTTTGCAATGACCAATAGCCCAGTTCCTGCTTTTTGAGTGGCAATTGCACCTCAGATTCAACCAGCAAGAGCGACACCTCATCAAGCTCCGGTGCCCATACAACCACATTTGCTTCTCCGAATTCATTAAATCTTACTCCCGGCAGCAGCTTTTCGTTGTCAATCATATTTTTTGTTGTTCCAATGCGTGTTTAAAAACGATTATCGACCGGCTATCTACGGTCACCAGAGCATCCGGCTCGAATAACTGGCCATCCTCAGTAATACAGTTTGCACTTGTATCAATCACTTTACGCCATTCTGTACCATACTTTTTTGGAGGAAGTTTGTATTCAACCGGCTCGAAATGGGCGTTAAAGATCATATAAAAGCTATCATCGTAAATCGGCTCACCCTTTTTATTCACATGCCGGATTCCTTTACCATTCAGGAATATGCCCAGTGATTTAGCATAGTCGTGGTTCCAGTTTTCTTCCGGCATTTCGCTTCCGTCCGGTAAAAACCAGGCGATGTCTTCCAGCCCTTTCCCTTTGATCGGCAATCCGCGGAACCAATCCCGTCTGCGGAACGAACGGTGCGCTTTACTGAAAGCGATCAGCTTTTGTGAGAATGTTAATAAATCCTGGTCTGCTTTTTCCCAGTCGAGCCACGAAATCTCATTATCCTGGCAATATGCATTGTTGTTTCCACCTTGTGTCCTTCCCCACTCATCACCCGCCACGAGCATAGGCACGCCCTGCGAAAGGAAAAGCGTTGTAAGGAAATTTCTTTTCTGCTTGTTTCTGAGCTCCATTACTTCGGGGGTTGTCCGACGGCCCTTCACTGCCGCAGTTCCACGAACGATTGTGATCATCGCCATCATTGTTATCCTCACCATTCGCAAAATTACGTTTTGCATTATACGACACCAGGTCGTTCAATGTAAATCCGTCGTGGGCAGTTATAAAATTAATGCTTGCGGTTGGTCTGCGATACTCTCCTTTATATAGATCCGAACTCCCTGTAAAGCGCTCTGCGAACTCGGCCAGCATACTATCGGCTCCTCGCCAAAAGTCACGCATACAGTCGCGGTAACGACCATTCCATTCAGCCCAGCCCATAGGGAATTTTCCGACCTGGTAACCATCATAACCAATGTCCCAGGGCTCGGCGATCAGTTTTACCTGTGAAATGATAGGGTCCTGGTGGATGATATCGAAGAACGCGCTAAGCCTGTCCACTTCGTGCAATTCCCTGGCCAGCGTAGACGCAAGGTCAAAGCGGAATCCGTCAACATGCATTTCAGTGATCCAGTAACGCAAACTGTCCATGATCAACCGCAGCACGCTGGGAAGCCTGGCATTCAATGTGTTACCGGTTCCTGTGTAATCCATGTAATAGCGCCCGTCCATCAAGCGGTAATACGACATATTGTCAATCCCCCGGAAGGACAATGTAGGACCCATATGGTTTCCTTCCCCTGTATGGTTGTAAACCACGTCCAGGATCACTTCAATGCCGGCCTTATGCATTTCCTTGACCATATTTTTAAACTCGTTCACTTGCTGGCCGTGGGTTCCGGAGCTGCTGTAACGCACATCCGGGGCAAAAAAACCGATGGAATTATATCCCCAGTAATTGGTCAGTTCACGCTCCTTTAAATGTCGGTCAGAAATGAAATGGTGTACAGGCATGAGCTCAACAGCGTTCACACCCAGCTCTTTAAGATATTTAATCGTCGCCGGATGAGCCATAGCCGCATATGTTCCGCGGATTTCCTCGGGAATTTCTTTATTCAAAAAAGTGAAACCCTTCACATGTGTCTCATAAAGAATGGTATCGTGATACGGAATCTCGGGCGGCTGCACGCCTTCCCAGTCAAACGTTGGATCAATGACAACCGATTTGGGGATGTAGGGAGCGCTATCGAGTTCGCTGAAACTCAGGTCCTCATTTTCGTCACCAATAACGTATCCAAAAAGCGCATCGTGCCACTGGATTGTTCCCGAAACAGATTTGGCATACGGATCAATCAGAAGCTTATTCGGATTAAAACGGAAACCATATGCTGGTTCATAGGGCCCGTGAACGCGATATCCGTACAATTGTCCCGGTTTCAATCCCGGCACATACACATGCCACACATGGTGCGACGCTTCCTTGATCTCGATTTTAATGTGCTCGCGCAAACTTTCCTGACTCTCGAACAAACATAATTCCACGCCAGTCGCATTCTCCGAATACAACGCAAAGTTAACGCCCTCTCCATCCCAGGTTGCGCCTAATGGATAGGGTTCGCCTGGATAAACTAGTATTTTGCTGTGTTCCGATTCTTTAACAACATTATTGTTAGATACTTTTTTCATCTTTGAATCATTTTCGTTATCAATTCCATATCGCTCAGCCAGGATCGCCTGCTGAACCGCTCTCACACACACCTTATGCGCTGGAATTTCATTTGAGAACACGATTTGCTATAAAATTATGCCAGAACAGCGGTTACTTGTTCGGGAAAATATTCCACAGAAGCCCGAATGAGCGCGTAACAATAACATTATGGACAAAAACAAGTTGCCGGAAATGCTGGCATTTCTACAAAAGGTCAGTGAGATGAATGAAGACACTGCCTATGATTCCTCGGACGAGCATCTGGTAAACGCCATTATTGATATGGTGAAGCAAGAGGGACACTCCTCAATCTCAGAAGAGTTTGACATGCCCTTTATTCATCCCATGATTACAATTCAAAAATGGGTGGAAGAATTGAAGATTATTGTCATTGACAATGTCCGGGAAAGCAATGCGGATAATTAGCCAAAAACGCAAAAAAACGTCCGTTTTGGTACGATTTTTGTACAAATTTGCGTAGAAAACGTTTATTTTAACTAAAATTGAAGTTGTTTTTGTCACTGTATCTTAACTAATTGACTTGCAGCGTATACACATATAAGTTTAATTTCGATTGGTACATATTACTTCACAGCTGACATCTAACAAGAATTGCGTGGATAATTTTTTACCCATATTATGATTCTGATTGTCGACGACAGGCCCGAAAATATACTTCCTTTAAAAAAGATTCTGGAACTGCACAATTTCAAAACGGATAGTGCAGAGTCGGGTGAAGAGGCGTTGAGAAAAATCCTGAAAAACAGCTATTCTGTGATCATAATGGATGTTCAGATGCCTGGTATGGACGGGTTTGAAGTGGCGGAGGCCATTTCTGGCTTCGGCAAAGCAAAAGACACGCCGATCATTTTCCTGTCTGCGGTGAACAAGGAAAAACGGTTTATTACCAAGGGTTACTCGTCGGGCGGCATTGATTACCTGACCAAACCCGTAGACCCGGATATTTTGTTGCTGAAAGTCAAAACATTCAATAAGCTGTTTGAGCAGCAGCAGGAACTCAAATCGATCCAGCATTCCCTGCAATATGAGATTGAAATCAGGAAAAAGGCACAGGAGGAACTGGCCGGGCGTATGCAGGAACTGCGTTTCATCCTGGAATCCCTTCCCCAGATCGCTTTCACCATCGGCATTGACGGAAAAATCGAATTTGTGAATGAACATTGGTTTCAGCTTTCCCGGGATGCCACCGTTTTTCCGGAATCTCATCCGGAAGACGACCTTTACCGTGCCTGGGAAACGCATTTTAAGGATGGCCTCGAATTCACAGGTGAGGCAAGATTAAAGCATCTGGATACGCAGGAATACAAATATTTTCTGATCAAAATCATCCCGATCCTGCAAAACGGCTCGAGCATTCGCTGGGTAGGAACATTTACGGACATTCACCAGCAAAAAATGGCCAATGAGCTGCTGGAACACAAGGTGGAACTCCGAACGAAAGAACTCCTGGATAAGAATTCCGAGCTGGAAACGACCAATCACGAATTACAGCAATTTGCGTGGGTTGTTTCTCATGATTTGAAAGAACCTCTGCGCAAAATACAGACATTCAGCCATCTAATTAAAGACAAATACCTGAAAGAAAATCCTGAGGCCATTTCTTATCTCAACAGATCCATCAGCTCTTCGGCCCGAATGTCGCGCCTGATCAGCGATCTGCTGGATTATTCCAGGCTTTCCGTCAAGGCGCATTTCCAGCCTACCGACCTGAACGCGCTTCTGGAAGATCTTTTGTCCGATTTCGATGAGATTATCCTGAGCAAAAGAGCAGTAATCCAGCTCGATAAATTGCCCATTATTGACACCATTCCCAGTCAGATCCGGCAGGTTTTTCAAAATCTGATCAGCAATGCACTCAAATTCTCTAAAGAAGGGACGCCGCCGGTTATTAAGATATCCTCAACCATTATTGCGGAGAAATTTGTAGACGCCGAAGTCGATGAGGGCGGCCATTTTTGCAGGATCGTGATTGAAGATAATGGCATAGGCTTCGACGAGAAATTTCTCGACCGGATATTCGTCATCTTCCAGCGTCTTAACAACCTCGGTACTTACGAAGGGACGGGGATCGGACTGGCGATCGCGAAAAAGATCATGGACAAGCATAACGGGATCATTTCGGCCAGGAGCGCGGAAAATCGCGGAGCGCAATTTATTCTTATCCTGCCCCTGGTCCAGGAGCAGGTTTTAAATGAAACCAAAACTGAAAATTAGCAGCAAGGCACGATGAGAAAAACCTCTAACTCTATCATTCAGCAACTACAAATTGTTTTTTCCTTCTCCATATTATTGCTGATATTCAGCTTGCTGGCATCTTATTACAGCACCCAAAAATTAATTAACAACTCTCAGCTTGTCAACCATACCAACCAGGTCCTCATTGAAGCAGAAAGCATTATTTCCTATGTAAAAGATGCGGAAACTGGTCAGCGCGGTTTTCTGATCACCGGAGAACAGACGTTTCTGGACCCCTACTCCGACGCGTACGCGAAAACTACAAACAGTCACAATAATCTCAGCGAACTAACGGCGGACAGTCCGATCCAGCAAAAAAACCTGCGTGAAGTCAAAGCATTGTATGAAGCCAAATTTGGGCAGATGCAGAACATTATAGACCAGACACGCAGGAATCCGGACTTCGCCAACGACCAGAACGGCAGGCTCAGGGAAATGCTCAGAGGAAAAAAGGTCATGGATGATCTGCGGCTGGTGGTGGAACGCATCAAATCCGAGGAAAACAAAATCTTGCAGGACCGTCTCGAACAGCAGGAAATCTACATTCGCTATACGCCAATCCTGCTCGTCGTTGCCGCATTAATCTCGATCCTGATCACGGTTTTTGCCTATATGCGCATTAAAAATGATATGGACAAACGGCTTGCCGCCCAATTACTTGAAGAACAAAAATATACAGAGACAGAACGCAGGATCAACCGCATAGAGCAGATTACCAGACAGGTTTCAAATGGTGATTATAAGGTAAGGTCGCAAGATCAAAGCGATGACGATCTCGGACGCATTTCATTAGCACTTAACACGATGACTGCTTCGCTGGAACAGACATTCAATGACCTTACCACGAGAAACTGGCTGCAAACCGGAGCCGTGGAAATCAGTGACGCCATTCGGGGAGAGCGGATATTGAAAAAACTGGCGACAAATCTCATCAACACCATCACACGTTATTCCAAGGCGCAACTCGGCACCATTTATATCC
It includes:
- a CDS encoding THUMP domain-containing class I SAM-dependent RNA methyltransferase, which translates into the protein MSYFTTPSRVIITCHKRLAPYLEQEVKDLGFGIEEAFVTGLRIKASINECIKLNLNLYCASQVLYSLGSFTANHPDDVYRFLIQMPWEDIIAGEGYFSVTSNVQNPTINNSMFANLRVKDAIVDRFRDKKGTRPTTGSDLVGAVIHLFWKNDSAEIFIDTSGDSLARHGYRKIPGRAPMLEALASATILASRWDRNTTFINPMCGSGTLAIEAALIATNSRPGLFRDNFAFMHVLGYDKEIYYAEQDKLEEQIREVPGLRIIATDYSNVAIANAQKNAIAAGVSGLIDFECCDFAETEVPNENKGVFFINPEYGDRLGEIAELEETYARIGNFMKQRCGGYFGYVFTGNLDLAKKIGLKAKRRIEFYTSTIDCRLLEYELYEGTRREFNPPAEPLA
- a CDS encoding DUF3891 family protein: MIVNYQEDGWQIISQRAHGLLSGQICFYWKHDFRPERWLETIIATTEHDDVFNEFVNDDNLLNENGGPVNFKMRKFDEDKCEELLQLALSKSRYIALLTSQHIQFLYEKETDKHIVAYCKKLKTWDGKWRKEAGLDEKEIRTAYQILEWCDALSLLICQNQVPPEGRKIEISRGPDNQQYELWSPEESVLHVTPWPFDTDSFKIHFESKTMTQLKFDNVIAFREKLKDAPVQFHTYLISK
- the treZ gene encoding malto-oligosyltrehalose trehalohydrolase, coding for MIDNEKLLPGVRFNEFGEANVVVWAPELDEVSLLLVESEVQLPLKKQELGYWSLQTGALKAGDIYQFIVNGNRSPDPASLWQPQGVHGPSAAYDLRSFKWTDKNLPQVALKDYIIYELHTGTFTEEGTFAAMESKLDYLVDLGINAIEIMPVSQFAGARNWGYDGVLPYCVQDSYGGPEALQHLVNACHEKGLAVILDVVYNHIGPEGNVLPQYGPYFTDRYNTPWGDAINFDDAWCDGVRGYFIENVLMWFRDFHIDALRMDAVHAIKDMSPVHILQEMKSRVNELAEQTGKAHYLIVEMDLNDTKFIKPTSKGGYGLDGQWVDEFHHALRVASGQQRSGYYSDFEPITSLAKSYKDAYVYDGTFSEHRKRIFGVKADGYPGEQFVVFSQNHDHVGNRMLGERTSQLVSFEMQKLLAGAVLVSPYLPMLFMGEEYSERNPFMYFVSHTDPELAEAVRKGRKREFAAFHIEGEAPDPMGVETFNSSKLQWSLLPKEPHQTMFQFYKTLIQLRKSQPALHNMDRQAIEVEPDVVNETITIRRWSGEQEIIVVLNFSKSVRETWLPERGSGWKKLIASSDSQWNGIGIMADPPADRLIMLAPESFAVFTNS
- a CDS encoding hybrid sensor histidine kinase/response regulator, with amino-acid sequence MILIVDDRPENILPLKKILELHNFKTDSAESGEEALRKILKNSYSVIIMDVQMPGMDGFEVAEAISGFGKAKDTPIIFLSAVNKEKRFITKGYSSGGIDYLTKPVDPDILLLKVKTFNKLFEQQQELKSIQHSLQYEIEIRKKAQEELAGRMQELRFILESLPQIAFTIGIDGKIEFVNEHWFQLSRDATVFPESHPEDDLYRAWETHFKDGLEFTGEARLKHLDTQEYKYFLIKIIPILQNGSSIRWVGTFTDIHQQKMANELLEHKVELRTKELLDKNSELETTNHELQQFAWVVSHDLKEPLRKIQTFSHLIKDKYLKENPEAISYLNRSISSSARMSRLISDLLDYSRLSVKAHFQPTDLNALLEDLLSDFDEIILSKRAVIQLDKLPIIDTIPSQIRQVFQNLISNALKFSKEGTPPVIKISSTIIAEKFVDAEVDEGGHFCRIVIEDNGIGFDEKFLDRIFVIFQRLNNLGTYEGTGIGLAIAKKIMDKHNGIISARSAENRGAQFILILPLVQEQVLNETKTEN